CACGGGTTGGAACGAGTTCGGCGGCGCTTGGCCCTATCACGCCGGTAAGGCCGTCGTCGGCTTCTCGGACAGCCACGCCAAGGTCCTCTCGATGTCTCAGGTCGCTCGCGGCTGTGACGTCAAGACGGGTTGGGGCGGCTACGTGTTCGACCGCGCTCAGTACATCTGGGACCTGGACAACTAAGATCACATGCTGAGAAACCTGTTAGCCCTTTGCCTTGCAGCAGCCCTGACCGGGCTGCTCGCAGGGTGCGGTTCCGGTGAGACTTCGTCGAGCGATCTGAAAACGGAAAACGATCAGATCAAGAAGCAGAGCGTAGACCAGGGCCAAGTGGCCCCCATCAACGACACCGTCCAAATGGGTGGGCCAGGTGGCAGCGGCGGCGGATCCAACATCATGCCGAAAGGCGTGAGGGACAAGAAGTAAGTCCCGGTCCGGCGCGAAACAGAGGCGGCGGCTTCCGAAAGGAAGCCGCCGCCTTTCTTCGTACGGGGCTCCAGGTAGACTGCACGGCTGAAATGGCCGAATACCGCCTCCTGTTCGAGCACGCTCACGATGACGCTTATCGCACGCTCGGAGGGTACATGGCCAAAGGCGGATACTCCGGCCTGAAGAAGGCCCTGAAGTCCGACCGTCAAGCCGTCATCGACCAGGTCAAAGCGAGCGGGCTTCGCGGTCGCGGGGGAGCCGGATTCCCCACGTGGATCAAATGGAACGGGATCGAAAAGGACAAGACCCGCGAGCACTACCTCGTCTGCAACGCTGACGAAGGTGAGCCGGGGACTTTCAAGGACAAGGAGCTGATGGAGCGGACGCCGTTCCTCCTCGTCGAGGGCATGACGATCGCGGCCCATGCGACGCAGGCCGCCGTCGGATACATCTACATCAGGGGCGAGTTCGTCGACGCGGCCAAGGCGCTAAGGGCCGCCATCGACGAGGCGTACGCCAACGGCTATCTCGGAAAGAACATCCTCGGAAGCGGCCTGGACTTCGACCTCTATCTCCATATGGGCGCCGGCAGCTACGAGTGCGGTGAAGAAAGCGCCCTCATGTCGAGCCTTATGGGCGAACGGGGCATGCCAAGGCTCAAGTTCCCCCACGCACCGCTACCGACCGTTGCCGGCCTATGGGACAAACCGACGATCATCAATAACGTCGAAACGTATAGCTGTGCACCATTCATCTTAGACAAAGGCGGTGAATGGTACGCCACGCTCGGAGCGTCGACGAAGAACTCTCGAGGAACCAAGATCTTTTCGGTCAGCGGTCACGTCGCCAAGCCCGGCAACTTCGAGATCGAATTCGGCACGACGCTGATGGAACTGCTCGAACTGGCAGGTGGGATGAAGGGCGGCAAGCTCAAGGCCTGCGTCCCCGGAGGATCCAGCGTCCCGATCATCAACGCCGAGGCGTGCGAGAAAGCCGTCCTTGGATACGAAGAAATGGCGGAGGTCAAATCCATGGTCGGATCCGGCGGCTGCATGTTCCTCAACGAGCACACGTGCATCGTCGGTTTCACCTGGAGGACCGCCCAGTTCTACGCTAACGAAAGTTGCGGCAAGTGCACCCCGTGCCGCGAAGGGACGAAGTGGATGCTCCAGATCCTCGACCGGATCGTCCGCGGTCAGGGCCAACCTGG
The DNA window shown above is from Armatimonadota bacterium and carries:
- the nuoF gene encoding NADH-quinone oxidoreductase subunit NuoF, with the protein product MAEYRLLFEHAHDDAYRTLGGYMAKGGYSGLKKALKSDRQAVIDQVKASGLRGRGGAGFPTWIKWNGIEKDKTREHYLVCNADEGEPGTFKDKELMERTPFLLVEGMTIAAHATQAAVGYIYIRGEFVDAAKALRAAIDEAYANGYLGKNILGSGLDFDLYLHMGAGSYECGEESALMSSLMGERGMPRLKFPHAPLPTVAGLWDKPTIINNVETYSCAPFILDKGGEWYATLGASTKNSRGTKIFSVSGHVAKPGNFEIEFGTTLMELLELAGGMKGGKLKACVPGGSSVPIINAEACEKAVLGYEEMAEVKSMVGSGGCMFLNEHTCIVGFTWRTAQFYANESCGKCTPCREGTKWMLQILDRIVRGQGQPGDAELLVDITKQIDGRSFCGLGDAAAWPVAAAIRVFPEEFEYYIKNGRSMVDSPEARALAPRHLQAAYSA